In one window of Juglans regia cultivar Chandler chromosome 3, Walnut 2.0, whole genome shotgun sequence DNA:
- the LOC108988626 gene encoding potassium channel KAT1-like isoform X4, producing the protein MSLSCSKSFFNRFCLEEFHMESAVRSSFFSSDLLPSLGARINQATTLRRCIVSPFSPRYRAWQMLLVVLVIYSAWICPFQFAFLPYKQDALFIFDNIVNGFFAIDIILTFFVAYLDNQSYLLVDDPKKIAVRYISTWFIFDICSTAPFQSIKLLFTNKSGELGFTLLNMLRLWRLRRVSSLFARLEKDIRFNYFWTRCIKLISVTLFAVHFAGCVNYLIADRYPDPKRTWIGAVNPNFKEDGIWDRYVTAIYWSITTLTTTGYGDLHAENTREMMFDIFYMLFNLGLTSYLIGNMTNLVVHWTSRTRNFRDSVRAASEFAARNHLPPSIQDQMLSHICLKFKTEGLNQQGTLNGLPKAIRSSIAYHLFFPIVEKVSLFQGVSRDFLFQLVSEMEAEYFPPKEDVILQNEAPTDLYILVSGVVDLGEAVAGDSFGEFGVLCYRPQPFSVRTTEISQILRLNRTSLMNAIQANAEDGRIIMNNLFQKLKGQESLGFEYAHQDPGLFLREWFNEESLSPSGCQDNSCEDLPMKEARDVSFSGLETAEQSETGKCPMFARYATDVNLIAEDDQTALHAAVRRGHLEMVKILLEGGANVNKQDARGWTPKALAEQQENKSIYELLLSYEHRRKPDEHRIDLIGLESADNGLYSQNRHRRQRGPQSVNNNLKIDSASSCPSRFSCPTNTQMIKWMKKRVTIHMKLQPNGTSQRQPGKLIILPDSIEKLLKIAGEKFGGHTPTKVINAENAEIDDINVIRDGDHLYFLHNECEKMDCEVT; encoded by the exons ATGTCGCTTTCCTGCTCAAAAAGCTTCTTCAACAGGTTCTGTTTGGAGGAGTTTCATATGGAGAGTGCTGTTCGTAGCAGCTTCTTCTCCAGTGATCTCTTGCCATCCCTTGGAGCTAGAATCAACCAGGCAACTACACTTCGAAGATGCATAGTTTCGCCTTTCAGTCCCCGTTATAG GGCTTGGCAGATGTTACTTGTTGTTTTAGTCATTTACTCGGCCTGGATTTGCCCATTCCAGTTTGCATTTCTGCCTTACAAGCAAGACGCACTCTTCATCTTTGACAACATTGTCAATGGCTTCTTTGCCATTGACATCATTCTCACCTTCTTTGTTGCATATCTCGACAACCAATCTTATCTTCTTGTCGATGACCCGAAGAAAATTGCAGTCAG GTACATATCTACCTGGTTTATCTTCGATATCTGTTCCACGGCACCATTTCAGTCTATCAAGCTCCTGTTTACAAACAAAAGCGGCGAACTTGGGTTTACACTACTCAACATGCTCAGACTATGGCGTCTAAGACGAGTCAGCTCCCTGTTTGCAAG ACTTGAGAAGGACATCCGCTTCAATTATTTCTGGACTCGGTGCATAAAGCTCATATCT GTGACCCTGTTCGCTGTACACTTTGCTGGATGCGTAAATTATCTGATTGCAGACAGATACCCTGATCCAAAAAGAACCTGGATTGGTGCAGTAAACCCAAATTTCAAAGAAGATGGTATTTGGGACCGATATGTAACTGCTATTTACTGGTCTATCACGACATTGACAACTACGGGATACGGGGATTTGCATGCTGAAAACACCAGAGAGATGATGTTCGATATCTTTTACATGCTGTTCAACTTGGGATTGACATCTTACCTCATTGGCAACATGACTAACCTTGTTGTTCACTGGACAAGCCGCACTAGAAACTTC AGAGATTCAGTCAGAGCTGCCTCAGAATTTGCAGCACGAAATCACTTGCCTCCAAGCATACAGGATCAGATGCTTTCACACATATGTCTCAAGTTCAAAACAGAAGGATTGAATCAACAAGGGACCTTAAATGGTCTACCAAAGGCTATTCGTTCAAGCATCGCATACCATCTCTTCTTCCCCATCGTTGAAAAAGTCTCTCTCTTTCAAGGGGTTTCTCGTGACTTTCTTTTCCAACTG gtttCAGAAATGGAGGCGGAGTATTTTCCGCCCAAGGAAGATGTGATTCTGCAGAATGAGGCTCCAACAGATCTTTATATACTTGTCTCAGGCGTGGTG GATCTTGGAGAGGCAGTTGCAGGAGATTCGTTTGGAGAGTTTGGAGTCTTATGTTATCGGCCGCAGCCTTTCTCAGTTCGGACAACTGAGATTTCTCAAATCCTACGACTCAACAGAACTTCACTGATGAATGCTATACAAGCAAATGCAGAGGATGGACGCATTATTATGAACAACCTTTTCCAG AAACTGAAGGGGCAGGAAAGCTTAGGCTTTGAATACGCACACCAGGACCCAGGACTGTTCCTCAGAGAATGGTTTAATGAAGAAAGCTTGTCACCTTCAGGATGTCAAGATAATTCATGCGAAGATCTACCGATGAAGGAAGCAAGGGACGTGAGTTTCTCAGGATTGGAGACTGCAGAGCAGAGCGAAACAGGGAAATGCCCAATGTTTGCGAGATATGCGACGGACGTAAATTTGATAGCCGAGGATGATCAGACAGCTCTTCATGCCGCGGTTCGCAGGGGGCATCTTGAGATGGTTAAGATTCTATTGGAAGGAGGTGCTAATGTAAACAAACAAGATGCCAGAGGATGGACACCAAAAGCTCTAGCGGAACAGCAAGAAAACAAGAGCATATATGAGCTTTTACTGAGTTATGAACATAGAAGGAAACCAGATGAACACAGAATAGATTTAATTGGGTTGGAATCAGCTGACAACGGCTTGTATAGCCAAAACAGACACAGAAGACAACGAGGCCCTCAATCTGTTAACAACAACTTGAAAATTGACTCGGCTAGTTCCTGCCCAAGCAGATTTAGTTGTCCCACTAACACACAAATGATTAAATGGATGAAAAAGAGAGTCACCATCCACATGAAGCTTCAACCCAATGGTACATCTCAGAGGCAGCCTGGGAAGTTAATAATCTTACCCGATTCGATTGAGAAGCTGCTCAAAATAGCCG GTGAGAAGTTTGGAGGCCACACACCAACAAAAGTCATTAATGCAGAGAATGCAGAAATAGATGATATAAATGTAATTCGAGATGGTGACCATCTGTATTTCCTTCATAACGAGTGTGAAAAGATGGATTGCGAAGTGACCTAA
- the LOC108988626 gene encoding potassium channel KAT1-like isoform X2 — protein sequence MSLSCSKSFFNRFCLEEFHMESAVRSSFFSSDLLPSLGARINQATTLRRCIVSPFSPRYRAWQMLLVVLVIYSAWICPFQFAFLPYKQDALFIFDNIVNGFFAIDIILTFFVAYLDNQSYLLVDDPKKIAVRYISTWFIFDICSTAPFQSIKLLFTNKSGELGFTLLNMLRLWRLRRVSSLFARSIPIPISILSYPILYLWFSSNSPIILSSKFRFLRLEKDIRFNYFWTRCIKLISVTLFAVHFAGCVNYLIADRYPDPKRTWIGAVNPNFKEDGIWDRYVTAIYWSITTLTTTGYGDLHAENTREMMFDIFYMLFNLGLTSYLIGNMTNLVVHWTSRTRNFRDSVRAASEFAARNHLPPSIQDQMLSHICLKFKTEGLNQQGTLNGLPKAIRSSIAYHLFFPIVEKVSLFQGVSRDFLFQLVSEMEAEYFPPKEDVILQNEAPTDLYILVSGVVDLGEAVAGDSFGEFGVLCYRPQPFSVRTTEISQILRLNRTSLMNAIQANAEDGRIIMNNLFQKLKGQESLGFEYAHQDPGLFLREWFNEESLSPSGCQDNSCEDLPMKEARDVSFSGLETAEQSETGKCPMFARYATDVNLIAEDDQTALHAAVRRGHLEMVKILLEGGANVNKQDARGWTPKALAEQQENKSIYELLLSYEHRRKPDEHRIDLIGLESADNGLYSQNRHRRQRGPQSVNNNLKIDSASSCPSRFSCPTNTQMIKWMKKRVTIHMKLQPNGTSQRQPGKLIILPDSIEKLLKIAGEKFGGHTPTKVINAENAEIDDINVIRDGDHLYFLHNECEKMDCEVT from the exons ATGTCGCTTTCCTGCTCAAAAAGCTTCTTCAACAGGTTCTGTTTGGAGGAGTTTCATATGGAGAGTGCTGTTCGTAGCAGCTTCTTCTCCAGTGATCTCTTGCCATCCCTTGGAGCTAGAATCAACCAGGCAACTACACTTCGAAGATGCATAGTTTCGCCTTTCAGTCCCCGTTATAG GGCTTGGCAGATGTTACTTGTTGTTTTAGTCATTTACTCGGCCTGGATTTGCCCATTCCAGTTTGCATTTCTGCCTTACAAGCAAGACGCACTCTTCATCTTTGACAACATTGTCAATGGCTTCTTTGCCATTGACATCATTCTCACCTTCTTTGTTGCATATCTCGACAACCAATCTTATCTTCTTGTCGATGACCCGAAGAAAATTGCAGTCAG GTACATATCTACCTGGTTTATCTTCGATATCTGTTCCACGGCACCATTTCAGTCTATCAAGCTCCTGTTTACAAACAAAAGCGGCGAACTTGGGTTTACACTACTCAACATGCTCAGACTATGGCGTCTAAGACGAGTCAGCTCCCTGTTTGCAAGGTCCATCCCCATCCCTATATCCATCCTATCTTATCCTATCTTATACCTTTGGTTTTCTTCAAATTCTCCAATTATACTAAGCAGTAAGTTTCGTTTCCTTAGACTTGAGAAGGACATCCGCTTCAATTATTTCTGGACTCGGTGCATAAAGCTCATATCT GTGACCCTGTTCGCTGTACACTTTGCTGGATGCGTAAATTATCTGATTGCAGACAGATACCCTGATCCAAAAAGAACCTGGATTGGTGCAGTAAACCCAAATTTCAAAGAAGATGGTATTTGGGACCGATATGTAACTGCTATTTACTGGTCTATCACGACATTGACAACTACGGGATACGGGGATTTGCATGCTGAAAACACCAGAGAGATGATGTTCGATATCTTTTACATGCTGTTCAACTTGGGATTGACATCTTACCTCATTGGCAACATGACTAACCTTGTTGTTCACTGGACAAGCCGCACTAGAAACTTC AGAGATTCAGTCAGAGCTGCCTCAGAATTTGCAGCACGAAATCACTTGCCTCCAAGCATACAGGATCAGATGCTTTCACACATATGTCTCAAGTTCAAAACAGAAGGATTGAATCAACAAGGGACCTTAAATGGTCTACCAAAGGCTATTCGTTCAAGCATCGCATACCATCTCTTCTTCCCCATCGTTGAAAAAGTCTCTCTCTTTCAAGGGGTTTCTCGTGACTTTCTTTTCCAACTG gtttCAGAAATGGAGGCGGAGTATTTTCCGCCCAAGGAAGATGTGATTCTGCAGAATGAGGCTCCAACAGATCTTTATATACTTGTCTCAGGCGTGGTG GATCTTGGAGAGGCAGTTGCAGGAGATTCGTTTGGAGAGTTTGGAGTCTTATGTTATCGGCCGCAGCCTTTCTCAGTTCGGACAACTGAGATTTCTCAAATCCTACGACTCAACAGAACTTCACTGATGAATGCTATACAAGCAAATGCAGAGGATGGACGCATTATTATGAACAACCTTTTCCAG AAACTGAAGGGGCAGGAAAGCTTAGGCTTTGAATACGCACACCAGGACCCAGGACTGTTCCTCAGAGAATGGTTTAATGAAGAAAGCTTGTCACCTTCAGGATGTCAAGATAATTCATGCGAAGATCTACCGATGAAGGAAGCAAGGGACGTGAGTTTCTCAGGATTGGAGACTGCAGAGCAGAGCGAAACAGGGAAATGCCCAATGTTTGCGAGATATGCGACGGACGTAAATTTGATAGCCGAGGATGATCAGACAGCTCTTCATGCCGCGGTTCGCAGGGGGCATCTTGAGATGGTTAAGATTCTATTGGAAGGAGGTGCTAATGTAAACAAACAAGATGCCAGAGGATGGACACCAAAAGCTCTAGCGGAACAGCAAGAAAACAAGAGCATATATGAGCTTTTACTGAGTTATGAACATAGAAGGAAACCAGATGAACACAGAATAGATTTAATTGGGTTGGAATCAGCTGACAACGGCTTGTATAGCCAAAACAGACACAGAAGACAACGAGGCCCTCAATCTGTTAACAACAACTTGAAAATTGACTCGGCTAGTTCCTGCCCAAGCAGATTTAGTTGTCCCACTAACACACAAATGATTAAATGGATGAAAAAGAGAGTCACCATCCACATGAAGCTTCAACCCAATGGTACATCTCAGAGGCAGCCTGGGAAGTTAATAATCTTACCCGATTCGATTGAGAAGCTGCTCAAAATAGCCG GTGAGAAGTTTGGAGGCCACACACCAACAAAAGTCATTAATGCAGAGAATGCAGAAATAGATGATATAAATGTAATTCGAGATGGTGACCATCTGTATTTCCTTCATAACGAGTGTGAAAAGATGGATTGCGAAGTGACCTAA
- the LOC108988626 gene encoding potassium channel KAT1-like isoform X3 encodes MSLSCSKSFFNRFCLEEFHMESAVRSSFFSSDLLPSLGARINQATTLRRCIVSPFSPRYRAWQMLLVVLVIYSAWICPFQFAFLPYKQDALFIFDNIVNGFFAIDIILTFFVAYLDNQSYLLVDDPKKIAVRYISTWFIFDICSTAPFQSIKLLFTNKSGELGFTLLNMLRLWRLRRVSSLFARLEKDIRFNYFWTRCIKLISVTLFAVHFAGCVNYLIADRYPDPKRTWIGAVNPNFKEDGIWDRYVTAIYWSITTLTTTGYGDLHAENTREMMFDIFYMLFNLGLTSYLIGNMTNLVVHWTSRTRNFRDSVRAASEFAARNHLPPSIQDQMLSHICLKFKTEGLNQQGTLNGLPKAIRSSIAYHLFFPIVEKVSLFQGVSRDFLFQLVSEMEAEYFPPKEDVILQNEAPTDLYILVSGVVKFLCHTDGRDKDLGEAVAGDSFGEFGVLCYRPQPFSVRTTEISQILRLNRTSLMNAIQANAEDGRIIMNNLFQKLKGQESLGFEYAHQDPGLFLREWFNEESLSPSGCQDNSCEDLPMKEARDVSFSGLETAEQSETGKCPMFARYATDVNLIAEDDQTALHAAVRRGHLEMVKILLEGGANVNKQDARGWTPKALAEQQENKSIYELLLSYEHRRKPDEHRIDLIGLESADNGLYSQNRHRRQRGPQSVNNNLKIDSASSCPSRFSCPTNTQMIKWMKKRVTIHMKLQPNGTSQRQPGKLIILPDSIEKLLKIAGEKFGGHTPTKVINAENAEIDDINVIRDGDHLYFLHNECEKMDCEVT; translated from the exons ATGTCGCTTTCCTGCTCAAAAAGCTTCTTCAACAGGTTCTGTTTGGAGGAGTTTCATATGGAGAGTGCTGTTCGTAGCAGCTTCTTCTCCAGTGATCTCTTGCCATCCCTTGGAGCTAGAATCAACCAGGCAACTACACTTCGAAGATGCATAGTTTCGCCTTTCAGTCCCCGTTATAG GGCTTGGCAGATGTTACTTGTTGTTTTAGTCATTTACTCGGCCTGGATTTGCCCATTCCAGTTTGCATTTCTGCCTTACAAGCAAGACGCACTCTTCATCTTTGACAACATTGTCAATGGCTTCTTTGCCATTGACATCATTCTCACCTTCTTTGTTGCATATCTCGACAACCAATCTTATCTTCTTGTCGATGACCCGAAGAAAATTGCAGTCAG GTACATATCTACCTGGTTTATCTTCGATATCTGTTCCACGGCACCATTTCAGTCTATCAAGCTCCTGTTTACAAACAAAAGCGGCGAACTTGGGTTTACACTACTCAACATGCTCAGACTATGGCGTCTAAGACGAGTCAGCTCCCTGTTTGCAAG ACTTGAGAAGGACATCCGCTTCAATTATTTCTGGACTCGGTGCATAAAGCTCATATCT GTGACCCTGTTCGCTGTACACTTTGCTGGATGCGTAAATTATCTGATTGCAGACAGATACCCTGATCCAAAAAGAACCTGGATTGGTGCAGTAAACCCAAATTTCAAAGAAGATGGTATTTGGGACCGATATGTAACTGCTATTTACTGGTCTATCACGACATTGACAACTACGGGATACGGGGATTTGCATGCTGAAAACACCAGAGAGATGATGTTCGATATCTTTTACATGCTGTTCAACTTGGGATTGACATCTTACCTCATTGGCAACATGACTAACCTTGTTGTTCACTGGACAAGCCGCACTAGAAACTTC AGAGATTCAGTCAGAGCTGCCTCAGAATTTGCAGCACGAAATCACTTGCCTCCAAGCATACAGGATCAGATGCTTTCACACATATGTCTCAAGTTCAAAACAGAAGGATTGAATCAACAAGGGACCTTAAATGGTCTACCAAAGGCTATTCGTTCAAGCATCGCATACCATCTCTTCTTCCCCATCGTTGAAAAAGTCTCTCTCTTTCAAGGGGTTTCTCGTGACTTTCTTTTCCAACTG gtttCAGAAATGGAGGCGGAGTATTTTCCGCCCAAGGAAGATGTGATTCTGCAGAATGAGGCTCCAACAGATCTTTATATACTTGTCTCAGGCGTGGTG AAATTCCTTTGCCATACTGATGGGCGTGATAAA GATCTTGGAGAGGCAGTTGCAGGAGATTCGTTTGGAGAGTTTGGAGTCTTATGTTATCGGCCGCAGCCTTTCTCAGTTCGGACAACTGAGATTTCTCAAATCCTACGACTCAACAGAACTTCACTGATGAATGCTATACAAGCAAATGCAGAGGATGGACGCATTATTATGAACAACCTTTTCCAG AAACTGAAGGGGCAGGAAAGCTTAGGCTTTGAATACGCACACCAGGACCCAGGACTGTTCCTCAGAGAATGGTTTAATGAAGAAAGCTTGTCACCTTCAGGATGTCAAGATAATTCATGCGAAGATCTACCGATGAAGGAAGCAAGGGACGTGAGTTTCTCAGGATTGGAGACTGCAGAGCAGAGCGAAACAGGGAAATGCCCAATGTTTGCGAGATATGCGACGGACGTAAATTTGATAGCCGAGGATGATCAGACAGCTCTTCATGCCGCGGTTCGCAGGGGGCATCTTGAGATGGTTAAGATTCTATTGGAAGGAGGTGCTAATGTAAACAAACAAGATGCCAGAGGATGGACACCAAAAGCTCTAGCGGAACAGCAAGAAAACAAGAGCATATATGAGCTTTTACTGAGTTATGAACATAGAAGGAAACCAGATGAACACAGAATAGATTTAATTGGGTTGGAATCAGCTGACAACGGCTTGTATAGCCAAAACAGACACAGAAGACAACGAGGCCCTCAATCTGTTAACAACAACTTGAAAATTGACTCGGCTAGTTCCTGCCCAAGCAGATTTAGTTGTCCCACTAACACACAAATGATTAAATGGATGAAAAAGAGAGTCACCATCCACATGAAGCTTCAACCCAATGGTACATCTCAGAGGCAGCCTGGGAAGTTAATAATCTTACCCGATTCGATTGAGAAGCTGCTCAAAATAGCCG GTGAGAAGTTTGGAGGCCACACACCAACAAAAGTCATTAATGCAGAGAATGCAGAAATAGATGATATAAATGTAATTCGAGATGGTGACCATCTGTATTTCCTTCATAACGAGTGTGAAAAGATGGATTGCGAAGTGACCTAA
- the LOC108988626 gene encoding potassium channel KAT1-like isoform X1: MSLSCSKSFFNRFCLEEFHMESAVRSSFFSSDLLPSLGARINQATTLRRCIVSPFSPRYRAWQMLLVVLVIYSAWICPFQFAFLPYKQDALFIFDNIVNGFFAIDIILTFFVAYLDNQSYLLVDDPKKIAVRYISTWFIFDICSTAPFQSIKLLFTNKSGELGFTLLNMLRLWRLRRVSSLFARSIPIPISILSYPILYLWFSSNSPIILSSKFRFLRLEKDIRFNYFWTRCIKLISVTLFAVHFAGCVNYLIADRYPDPKRTWIGAVNPNFKEDGIWDRYVTAIYWSITTLTTTGYGDLHAENTREMMFDIFYMLFNLGLTSYLIGNMTNLVVHWTSRTRNFRDSVRAASEFAARNHLPPSIQDQMLSHICLKFKTEGLNQQGTLNGLPKAIRSSIAYHLFFPIVEKVSLFQGVSRDFLFQLVSEMEAEYFPPKEDVILQNEAPTDLYILVSGVVKFLCHTDGRDKDLGEAVAGDSFGEFGVLCYRPQPFSVRTTEISQILRLNRTSLMNAIQANAEDGRIIMNNLFQKLKGQESLGFEYAHQDPGLFLREWFNEESLSPSGCQDNSCEDLPMKEARDVSFSGLETAEQSETGKCPMFARYATDVNLIAEDDQTALHAAVRRGHLEMVKILLEGGANVNKQDARGWTPKALAEQQENKSIYELLLSYEHRRKPDEHRIDLIGLESADNGLYSQNRHRRQRGPQSVNNNLKIDSASSCPSRFSCPTNTQMIKWMKKRVTIHMKLQPNGTSQRQPGKLIILPDSIEKLLKIAGEKFGGHTPTKVINAENAEIDDINVIRDGDHLYFLHNECEKMDCEVT, translated from the exons ATGTCGCTTTCCTGCTCAAAAAGCTTCTTCAACAGGTTCTGTTTGGAGGAGTTTCATATGGAGAGTGCTGTTCGTAGCAGCTTCTTCTCCAGTGATCTCTTGCCATCCCTTGGAGCTAGAATCAACCAGGCAACTACACTTCGAAGATGCATAGTTTCGCCTTTCAGTCCCCGTTATAG GGCTTGGCAGATGTTACTTGTTGTTTTAGTCATTTACTCGGCCTGGATTTGCCCATTCCAGTTTGCATTTCTGCCTTACAAGCAAGACGCACTCTTCATCTTTGACAACATTGTCAATGGCTTCTTTGCCATTGACATCATTCTCACCTTCTTTGTTGCATATCTCGACAACCAATCTTATCTTCTTGTCGATGACCCGAAGAAAATTGCAGTCAG GTACATATCTACCTGGTTTATCTTCGATATCTGTTCCACGGCACCATTTCAGTCTATCAAGCTCCTGTTTACAAACAAAAGCGGCGAACTTGGGTTTACACTACTCAACATGCTCAGACTATGGCGTCTAAGACGAGTCAGCTCCCTGTTTGCAAGGTCCATCCCCATCCCTATATCCATCCTATCTTATCCTATCTTATACCTTTGGTTTTCTTCAAATTCTCCAATTATACTAAGCAGTAAGTTTCGTTTCCTTAGACTTGAGAAGGACATCCGCTTCAATTATTTCTGGACTCGGTGCATAAAGCTCATATCT GTGACCCTGTTCGCTGTACACTTTGCTGGATGCGTAAATTATCTGATTGCAGACAGATACCCTGATCCAAAAAGAACCTGGATTGGTGCAGTAAACCCAAATTTCAAAGAAGATGGTATTTGGGACCGATATGTAACTGCTATTTACTGGTCTATCACGACATTGACAACTACGGGATACGGGGATTTGCATGCTGAAAACACCAGAGAGATGATGTTCGATATCTTTTACATGCTGTTCAACTTGGGATTGACATCTTACCTCATTGGCAACATGACTAACCTTGTTGTTCACTGGACAAGCCGCACTAGAAACTTC AGAGATTCAGTCAGAGCTGCCTCAGAATTTGCAGCACGAAATCACTTGCCTCCAAGCATACAGGATCAGATGCTTTCACACATATGTCTCAAGTTCAAAACAGAAGGATTGAATCAACAAGGGACCTTAAATGGTCTACCAAAGGCTATTCGTTCAAGCATCGCATACCATCTCTTCTTCCCCATCGTTGAAAAAGTCTCTCTCTTTCAAGGGGTTTCTCGTGACTTTCTTTTCCAACTG gtttCAGAAATGGAGGCGGAGTATTTTCCGCCCAAGGAAGATGTGATTCTGCAGAATGAGGCTCCAACAGATCTTTATATACTTGTCTCAGGCGTGGTG AAATTCCTTTGCCATACTGATGGGCGTGATAAA GATCTTGGAGAGGCAGTTGCAGGAGATTCGTTTGGAGAGTTTGGAGTCTTATGTTATCGGCCGCAGCCTTTCTCAGTTCGGACAACTGAGATTTCTCAAATCCTACGACTCAACAGAACTTCACTGATGAATGCTATACAAGCAAATGCAGAGGATGGACGCATTATTATGAACAACCTTTTCCAG AAACTGAAGGGGCAGGAAAGCTTAGGCTTTGAATACGCACACCAGGACCCAGGACTGTTCCTCAGAGAATGGTTTAATGAAGAAAGCTTGTCACCTTCAGGATGTCAAGATAATTCATGCGAAGATCTACCGATGAAGGAAGCAAGGGACGTGAGTTTCTCAGGATTGGAGACTGCAGAGCAGAGCGAAACAGGGAAATGCCCAATGTTTGCGAGATATGCGACGGACGTAAATTTGATAGCCGAGGATGATCAGACAGCTCTTCATGCCGCGGTTCGCAGGGGGCATCTTGAGATGGTTAAGATTCTATTGGAAGGAGGTGCTAATGTAAACAAACAAGATGCCAGAGGATGGACACCAAAAGCTCTAGCGGAACAGCAAGAAAACAAGAGCATATATGAGCTTTTACTGAGTTATGAACATAGAAGGAAACCAGATGAACACAGAATAGATTTAATTGGGTTGGAATCAGCTGACAACGGCTTGTATAGCCAAAACAGACACAGAAGACAACGAGGCCCTCAATCTGTTAACAACAACTTGAAAATTGACTCGGCTAGTTCCTGCCCAAGCAGATTTAGTTGTCCCACTAACACACAAATGATTAAATGGATGAAAAAGAGAGTCACCATCCACATGAAGCTTCAACCCAATGGTACATCTCAGAGGCAGCCTGGGAAGTTAATAATCTTACCCGATTCGATTGAGAAGCTGCTCAAAATAGCCG GTGAGAAGTTTGGAGGCCACACACCAACAAAAGTCATTAATGCAGAGAATGCAGAAATAGATGATATAAATGTAATTCGAGATGGTGACCATCTGTATTTCCTTCATAACGAGTGTGAAAAGATGGATTGCGAAGTGACCTAA